Proteins from a genomic interval of Bacteroides sp. AN502(2024):
- a CDS encoding ATP-grasp domain-containing protein, translating into MQQKRLLVLAAGILQTTVIKKAKAMGYYVVAADGDSNARGFNYADKAICANITDEEEMLKIAHEEQVDGVIHPCSEVSMNVMGRINEELGLAGITKEQAIRATNKHLMREAFEKGNAPSPKSILTESAEDAWNRLQQDFDGTDAILKPSRNSGSRGIAKVTRDMDKAEFVKAYEIALEESRDKSVLIEQFIEGPEFSIEIIVWNGNVNVLTVTDKKTTEAPHFVELGHNQPSCHTAEEVDTLKAAAVAGVKALGVNNCACHAEAKLMDGKAYLMEIGARLGGDFISTELTHLSTGIDMVAAAVDVALGIEPDLSVKEQPKGACIRYFCPKPGKLVRISNIEALDDPRVYKKMIYVQDGDMIPEVTSSLCRSGHVIVIEVTPQKAIELAEKLISEVIFVTE; encoded by the coding sequence ATGCAACAGAAAAGACTATTGGTACTGGCTGCAGGTATTTTGCAGACTACAGTAATTAAGAAGGCTAAGGCTATGGGCTATTATGTGGTTGCCGCTGATGGTGATTCGAATGCTCGTGGTTTTAACTATGCTGATAAAGCGATATGCGCGAACATTACTGATGAAGAGGAGATGCTGAAGATAGCTCACGAGGAGCAGGTAGATGGTGTGATACACCCTTGCTCGGAGGTGAGTATGAACGTGATGGGCAGGATCAACGAGGAGTTGGGACTTGCCGGCATCACCAAAGAGCAGGCCATACGAGCTACCAATAAGCACTTGATGCGTGAGGCATTTGAGAAGGGCAATGCTCCTTCTCCTAAGAGTATTCTTACGGAGAGCGCAGAGGATGCGTGGAACCGCTTGCAGCAAGACTTTGATGGCACGGATGCCATCCTGAAGCCAAGTCGTAATAGCGGCAGCCGTGGTATTGCCAAGGTAACTCGCGATATGGATAAAGCTGAGTTTGTGAAGGCATACGAGATTGCTCTGGAGGAAAGTCGCGACAAGTCGGTACTTATTGAGCAGTTCATCGAAGGACCGGAGTTCTCAATTGAGATTATCGTTTGGAATGGTAACGTGAATGTGCTGACCGTAACAGATAAGAAGACCACTGAGGCCCCTCACTTTGTGGAGTTGGGGCATAACCAGCCTTCGTGTCATACAGCCGAAGAGGTAGATACTCTAAAGGCTGCTGCCGTTGCAGGCGTAAAAGCTTTGGGTGTGAACAATTGTGCTTGTCATGCTGAGGCAAAGTTAATGGACGGAAAGGCATACCTGATGGAGATTGGTGCTCGCCTTGGAGGTGACTTTATCTCTACAGAGTTGACTCATTTAAGTACCGGCATCGATATGGTAGCCGCTGCTGTAGATGTGGCTCTTGGTATTGAGCCTGATTTGAGTGTAAAGGAACAACCTAAGGGAGCTTGTATTCGATATTTTTGCCCGAAGCCAGGAAAGCTGGTACGCATCAGTAATATTGAAGCCTTGGATGATCCTCGTGTATATAAGAAGATGATTTATGTGCAGGATGGTGATATGATTCCGGAAGTAACATCGAGTCTTTGCCGAAGTGGTCATGTGATTGTAATTGAGGTAACTCCTCAAAAGGCGATCGAGTTAGCAGAGAAACTGATAAGTGAAGTCATTTTTGTGACAGAATAA
- a CDS encoding DegT/DnrJ/EryC1/StrS family aminotransferase — protein sequence MSKDLKRRNIPFSPPDMTEAEAEEVKQAILSGWITTGPRTKKLEDLISEYVGIEKTVCLNSATAAMEMVLRILGVGPGDEVIMPAYTYTASASVVDHVGATIVMVDICSEGSDDTQFFEMDYEKLAEAITERTKVIVPVDLAGICANVEKILEVVNRPEIKALYRPANDIQKLMGRIVVSNDCAHSFGASRKGRMAGAIADFSSFSFHAVKNFTTAEGGAMTWNLPFGKEVVECQQVYCGSPVPYMEGETWNEFIYRLSQLFSLHGQNKDALAKTKLGAWEYDIIGTWYKCNMTDIMAALGLIQFERYPEMLKKRKRYIEMYDRALASHGVMGLRHYGTDWAGSGHLYIARFLGKTREECNRIIEQMAERGIATNVHYKPLPMMTAYKAKGLDIKDYPNAYKFFENEITLPLNTKMTEEDVEYVIENLVDILKGE from the coding sequence ATGAGTAAAGATTTGAAAAGAAGGAATATTCCATTCTCGCCTCCAGATATGACGGAGGCTGAAGCTGAAGAAGTAAAGCAGGCGATTCTTTCGGGTTGGATTACAACCGGTCCTCGCACCAAGAAGTTAGAGGATTTGATTTCTGAGTATGTGGGCATCGAAAAGACTGTTTGCTTGAACTCGGCTACGGCTGCCATGGAGATGGTGTTGCGAATATTGGGCGTTGGTCCTGGAGACGAGGTGATAATGCCTGCATATACCTATACTGCTAGTGCGAGTGTGGTGGATCACGTGGGTGCTACCATTGTGATGGTGGATATTTGTTCTGAAGGCTCTGACGATACTCAGTTTTTTGAGATGGACTATGAAAAATTGGCAGAAGCGATCACTGAGCGTACTAAGGTAATTGTCCCTGTGGACTTGGCTGGTATTTGTGCCAATGTGGAAAAGATTCTGGAGGTGGTTAATCGTCCTGAGATAAAGGCGCTTTATCGTCCAGCTAACGATATTCAGAAGTTGATGGGGCGTATCGTGGTGTCGAATGATTGCGCTCACTCATTTGGTGCTTCTCGCAAGGGAAGAATGGCTGGTGCTATTGCGGACTTCAGTTCGTTCAGCTTTCATGCTGTAAAGAATTTCACTACTGCTGAGGGAGGGGCCATGACTTGGAACTTGCCTTTCGGTAAAGAGGTGGTGGAGTGTCAGCAGGTGTACTGCGGGAGTCCCGTTCCTTATATGGAGGGGGAGACATGGAATGAGTTTATCTATCGACTCTCACAGCTCTTTTCTCTTCATGGTCAGAATAAGGACGCTCTGGCAAAAACAAAACTTGGGGCATGGGAGTATGATATCATCGGTACATGGTACAAATGTAATATGACAGACATAATGGCGGCTTTGGGCTTGATACAGTTTGAACGCTACCCTGAAATGTTGAAGAAACGCAAGCGATATATTGAAATGTATGATAGGGCTTTGGCTTCACATGGCGTGATGGGCCTTCGGCATTATGGAACGGACTGGGCAGGCAGTGGTCATTTGTATATCGCTCGTTTTCTGGGCAAAACTCGTGAAGAGTGTAACCGTATCATCGAACAGATGGCAGAACGTGGAATCGCTACGAATGTTCATTATAAGCCATTGCCTATGATGACTGCTTATAAGGCGAAAGGATTGGATATAAAGGATTATCCTAATGCGTATAAGTTTTTCGAGAACGAGATAACTTTGCCATTGAATACGAAGATGACAGAGGAGGATGTGGAATACGTTATTGAGAATCTGGTTGATATATTGAAGGGGGAATGA
- a CDS encoding glycosyltransferase family 4 protein gives MKAIFPCSYYLPETAASLYITDNIVHACAENGVEVDLYTPTPTRSVPAGSQWEREEHWENGKLRVHRFHLYGEGKNPLLRAMRYFLGEFALLHFCLWKDYDVAFIDSTPPIQGLKMPLIKWFKRKPTVYNAQDIFPDSLVGTGLTRKGSLIWKMGRIVEKITYKYADKIIVISEDFRKNLLAKGVPANKIVVVYNWVDQNVVVDISREKNKLFDSYGLDRSKFYVTYNGNIGLTQNMDMLLSVAGDFQEEYEDISFVLVGNGAYLDEVKRIVAERKLNNVYLLPFQPYSDISHVFSLGDASLVISKPGVGSNSVPSKTWSIMSASRPVLANFDPNELKQIIEEYKCGIFTKAGDKEAFKESILKLYNDRELCKEYGRNGRQFVMDNLTREVGTAKYVEAIKSVIKR, from the coding sequence ATGAAGGCAATTTTTCCCTGTTCATATTACTTGCCGGAAACAGCTGCAAGTCTTTACATAACGGATAACATTGTGCATGCTTGTGCAGAGAATGGTGTAGAGGTGGATCTGTATACTCCTACACCTACTCGAAGTGTGCCAGCAGGTTCACAATGGGAAAGGGAAGAGCATTGGGAAAACGGCAAATTACGCGTACATAGATTCCACTTGTACGGAGAAGGCAAGAACCCACTATTGCGTGCCATGCGCTATTTCTTGGGTGAGTTTGCTTTGTTACATTTTTGCCTGTGGAAGGACTATGATGTAGCGTTCATTGACAGTACTCCACCCATTCAGGGCTTGAAGATGCCGTTGATCAAATGGTTCAAGAGAAAGCCAACGGTATATAACGCACAGGATATTTTCCCCGATTCGCTGGTTGGAACGGGATTAACTCGTAAAGGTAGTCTGATATGGAAGATGGGACGAATCGTAGAGAAGATCACCTATAAGTATGCAGATAAAATCATTGTGATATCGGAGGACTTCCGCAAGAATCTGTTGGCAAAGGGCGTACCTGCGAACAAGATTGTAGTAGTGTACAACTGGGTGGATCAGAATGTTGTGGTGGATATTTCACGTGAGAAGAATAAACTGTTTGATTCTTATGGTTTAGATCGTTCCAAGTTCTATGTTACCTATAATGGAAATATAGGATTGACTCAGAACATGGATATGCTGTTGAGTGTAGCTGGGGATTTTCAGGAGGAATATGAAGATATTAGTTTTGTATTGGTAGGCAATGGAGCATATCTAGATGAGGTTAAGCGTATAGTTGCAGAGCGAAAGCTTAATAATGTATATCTCTTACCATTTCAACCTTATTCAGACATCAGCCATGTCTTTTCTTTAGGAGATGCTTCTCTAGTCATATCAAAACCAGGTGTTGGTTCAAATAGTGTTCCGTCAAAAACTTGGAGCATCATGAGTGCAAGTCGTCCTGTACTTGCGAATTTCGACCCTAACGAGTTGAAGCAGATCATAGAAGAGTATAAGTGCGGTATCTTTACCAAGGCGGGTGATAAGGAGGCCTTCAAGGAGAGTATCTTGAAGTTGTATAACGACCGCGAGTTGTGTAAGGAGTACGGACGAAACGGTAGGCAGTTCGTGATGGACAACCTAACTCGTGAGGTTGGAACAGCCAAGTATGTTGAGGCAATCAAGAGTGTAATAAAGAGATGA